The Paramisgurnus dabryanus chromosome 6, PD_genome_1.1, whole genome shotgun sequence genome has a window encoding:
- the rxfp3.2a gene encoding relaxin-3 receptor 1, with amino-acid sequence MQGNGSSMVPGQAPCGPALDEGGLLSNRTAGALQNLSLRCWLHLLSKESSPELYGDNSNMAMRVVIALVYLIVCALGLVGNLLALYLLQSRHKLKQSSINCFVMSLAVTDLQFVLTLPFWAVDTALDFRWPFGKVMCKIISSVTTMNMYASVFFLTAMSVARYCSLSSSLRMQSPKTASVEVKWASLGIWVVSVVATIPHAVYSTTAQLSDDELCLVRFSDSGGWDPQLLLGLYQTQKVLLGFVIPLIIICVCYLLLLRFVLRRRVSGIPGSDSERGRHKRRSKVTKSVTIVVLSFFLCWLPNQALTLWGVLIKFDLVPFSNAFYNAQAYAFPITVCLAHTNSCLNPVLYCLIRQEYRTGLKKLLFRATPSIRNLAKLVYRGKKVAEAPPGVAVVPIEIGM; translated from the coding sequence ATGCAGGGAAACGGGAGCTCGATGGTACCCGGTCAGGCTCCATGCGGACCGGCTCTAGATGAAGGTGGTCTCCTGTCGAACCGGACCGCGGGGGCTCTCCAAAACCTCTCCCTCCGCTGCTGGCTTCATCTGCTCTCCAAAGAGTCCTCGCCGGAGCTTTACGGCGACAACTCCAACATGGCAATGCGCGTCGTAATCGCGCTCGTCTACCTGATTGTGTGCGCGCTGGGACTCGTCGGGAACCTTTTGGCACTTTACCTGCTGCAGTCCCGCCACAAACTTAAGCAGTCATCCATCAACTGCTTCGTCATGAGTCTGGCCGTGACCGATCTCCAGTTCGTCCTGACGCTACCTTTCTGGGCCGTGGACACTGCTTTGGATTTCCGATGGCCTTTTGGAAAGGTGATGTGCAAAATCATCAGCTCGGTGACCACCATGAACATGTACGCTAGTGTTTTTTTCTTGACCGCAATGAGCGTGGCGCGCTACTGTTCACTGTCCTCTTCCCTACGGATGCAGAGTCCCAAGACGGCTTCGGTGGAGGTGAAATGGGCCAGTTTGGGCATCTGGGTGGTATCCGTGGTGGCCACCATACCCCATGCGGTGTACTCCACCACAGCGCAGCTATCAGACGACGAACTGTGCCTGGTGCGCTTCTCGGACTCTGGAGGATGGGACCCGCAGCTGCTGTTGGGTCTTTATCAGACCCAAAAGGTTCTTTTGGGATTCGTTATTCCTCTTATTATCATCTGCGTTTGTTATCTCCTCCTGTTGCGCTTCGTCCTGCGGCGGCGCGTCAGCGGCATTCCCGGGTCAGACAGCGAAAGGGGGCGTCACAAGCGCCGCTCCAAAGTCACCAAATCCGTCACCATTGTTGTACTGTCGTTTTTTCTGTGTTGGCTGCCCAACCAGGCTCTGACCCTTTGGGGGGTGCTTATAAAATTTGATCTGGTACCCTTCAGTAACGCATTCTATAACGCGCAAGCATACGCGTTCCCGATTACCGTGTGCCTTGCGCATACGAACAGCTGCCTGAACCCGGTGCTGTACTGCTTGATCAGACAGGAGTACCGAACCGGCCTTAAGAAACTGCTATTTAGGGCAACTCCATCCATTCGCAACCTGGCCAAACTGGTGTACAGGGGGAAGAAGGTGGCTGAAGCGCCACCTGGAGTGGCTGTGGTACCAATAGAAATTGGGATGTGA